One Nostocoides sp. HKS02 genomic window carries:
- a CDS encoding phospholipase C, which produces MTSPTASRRGRIPLLTSAVGAALLVAGVPALAATPSGPGASPHGNHGAATTTPIKHLVVIYQENVSFDHYFATYPHAANTPGEPRFVAKPGTPTVNGLGPSLQAPNNPNSVQPFRLGRNQAQTCDQDHNYTDEQKAFDAGAMDKFVETVGRGAGTCADYGTGKGLVMGYYDGNTVTGLWNYAQHFAMSDNSYSSTFGPSTPGALNLISGQTHGFTTDGTAVPATSSTVIGDPQPTGDKCDTRDTSSTVPGSTNKNVGDLLNAKGISWGWFQGGFADCAATHTDVGGVSSKDYIPHHEPFQYYPSTANPQHTPPASVAEIGHAGAANHQYDLTSFWAAVKAGTMPSVSYLKAAAYQDGHAGYSTPLDEQRFLVDTVNRLQKTPDWKNTAVVVAYDDSDGWYDHQMSPIVNQSQDPTDALTAPGQCGANPARVAGGYQDRCGYGPRQPLLVISPYAKANFVDHTITDQSSILRFVEDNWNTGRIGDSSFDAKAGSLDNLFAFTGGPRADGPLVLDPTTGQPNNR; this is translated from the coding sequence ATGACTTCCCCAACAGCGTCCCGTCGGGGGCGGATCCCACTTCTCACCTCGGCCGTCGGCGCCGCCCTGCTCGTCGCTGGAGTTCCCGCACTCGCGGCGACCCCCTCCGGACCAGGCGCGTCGCCCCATGGCAACCACGGGGCGGCGACGACGACGCCGATCAAGCACCTCGTGGTGATCTACCAGGAGAACGTCTCCTTCGACCACTACTTCGCGACCTATCCGCATGCCGCGAACACCCCCGGCGAGCCACGCTTCGTCGCCAAGCCCGGCACGCCCACTGTCAACGGTCTGGGCCCCTCCCTCCAGGCGCCCAACAACCCGAACTCGGTGCAGCCGTTCCGCCTCGGCCGGAACCAGGCGCAGACCTGCGACCAGGACCACAACTACACCGACGAGCAGAAGGCGTTCGACGCCGGCGCCATGGACAAGTTCGTCGAGACCGTCGGCCGCGGCGCCGGCACCTGTGCCGACTACGGCACCGGCAAGGGCCTGGTCATGGGCTACTACGACGGCAACACCGTCACCGGGCTGTGGAACTACGCGCAGCACTTCGCGATGAGCGACAACTCGTACTCGAGCACCTTCGGGCCCTCCACGCCGGGGGCGCTCAACCTCATCTCGGGCCAGACCCACGGCTTCACGACCGACGGCACGGCGGTGCCGGCCACCAGCAGCACGGTCATCGGTGACCCGCAGCCCACCGGCGACAAGTGCGACACCCGCGACACGAGCAGCACCGTGCCCGGGTCCACGAACAAGAACGTCGGTGACCTGCTCAACGCCAAGGGGATCAGCTGGGGTTGGTTCCAGGGCGGCTTCGCCGACTGCGCCGCCACCCACACGGATGTCGGCGGGGTCAGCAGCAAGGACTACATCCCCCACCACGAGCCGTTCCAGTACTACCCCAGCACGGCCAACCCCCAGCACACGCCGCCGGCCTCCGTCGCCGAGATCGGCCACGCCGGCGCGGCCAACCACCAGTACGACCTGACCAGCTTCTGGGCCGCGGTGAAGGCCGGAACCATGCCCTCGGTCAGCTACCTCAAGGCCGCGGCATACCAGGACGGGCACGCCGGGTACTCCACCCCGCTCGACGAACAGCGCTTCCTCGTCGACACGGTCAACCGGCTCCAGAAGACCCCTGACTGGAAGAACACCGCCGTCGTCGTCGCCTACGACGACAGCGACGGCTGGTACGACCACCAGATGTCGCCGATCGTCAACCAGTCGCAGGACCCGACCGACGCGCTGACCGCGCCAGGGCAGTGCGGCGCCAACCCGGCCCGCGTGGCCGGTGGGTACCAGGACCGGTGCGGCTACGGCCCCCGCCAGCCGTTGCTGGTCATCTCGCCCTACGCCAAGGCCAACTTCGTCGACCACACGATCACCGACCAGAGCTCGATCCTGAGGTTCGTCGAGGACAACTGGAACACCGGCCGCATCGGCGACAGCTCGTTCGACGCCAAGGCCGGCAGCCTGGACAACCTGTTCGCCTTCACCGGCGGACCGCGCGCCGACGGTCCTCTGGTGCTCGACCCGACCACCGGTCAGCCGAACAACCGCTAG
- a CDS encoding phosphodiester glycosidase family protein, with the protein MNRRTPPSALVAAVIVCAAAAAAPGVSAVAASTSPTLDLGPRGLVETRTVRTIEPGVTVTHITRGVADPSVRWVVEVSIPSTGTSPDPDAPARSIQDEASARAYADKLTAAGFPSTAQSVTQPATADVPAGVLGWRVRLDSTYATQASASAEVAQLTSAGFTGRAWYAGWDGTSSARGPWTVNVLTIDPQRFHGQLGSTFGPTIEAREKTSWLAGYTKAKAAVNGGFFVLDPAAGAPGDPAGAGVYNGVLESEPVGTRPVLVLGSDARHTEVTRPTWRGDAVLPSGTVELDGLNRVPGLIRNCGGDGGDLPTALPRHDTTCTDPNELVLLTPAYGASTPAGPGAEAVLDSQGRVVRTLTQRGAALGAGETSLQGIGNLAPVVAGLHRGQRVRVETSLRDGTQPLTRPGTSVVNGGPELVRHGTVHITQRQDGMVHPGEPSFAYGWVLQRNPRTFAGVDAQGRTVLVTVDGRQLDQLGLSIPEAAAVARSLGMVDAINLDGGGSTAMVVGGQVVTHPSDATGERPVGDAITVR; encoded by the coding sequence ATGAACCGTCGTACGCCGCCATCTGCCCTGGTCGCCGCCGTCATCGTGTGCGCGGCCGCCGCCGCCGCTCCAGGTGTGAGCGCTGTCGCCGCGTCCACCTCGCCGACGCTCGACCTGGGTCCCCGCGGACTCGTCGAGACCCGGACCGTGCGCACGATCGAGCCTGGCGTCACCGTCACCCACATCACCCGCGGCGTGGCTGACCCGTCGGTCCGGTGGGTGGTCGAGGTGAGCATCCCGAGCACCGGCACGAGCCCCGACCCGGACGCTCCGGCGCGGTCGATCCAGGACGAGGCCAGCGCGCGAGCGTATGCCGACAAGCTCACCGCGGCCGGGTTCCCGTCGACGGCACAGTCGGTGACCCAGCCGGCCACGGCGGACGTCCCCGCTGGGGTGCTCGGCTGGCGGGTCCGGCTCGACTCCACCTACGCCACGCAGGCATCGGCCAGCGCCGAGGTCGCCCAGCTCACGAGCGCCGGGTTCACCGGCCGCGCCTGGTATGCCGGGTGGGACGGCACGTCGAGCGCTCGCGGCCCGTGGACGGTCAACGTGCTCACCATCGACCCCCAGCGGTTCCATGGGCAGCTGGGCAGCACCTTCGGCCCGACCATCGAGGCGCGGGAGAAGACCTCCTGGTTGGCCGGGTACACCAAGGCCAAGGCCGCCGTGAACGGTGGCTTCTTCGTGCTCGACCCCGCTGCTGGCGCGCCCGGCGACCCGGCGGGCGCGGGGGTCTACAACGGCGTGCTCGAGTCCGAGCCCGTCGGAACCCGTCCTGTCCTGGTGCTGGGGTCCGATGCTCGCCACACCGAGGTCACGCGTCCCACCTGGCGAGGCGACGCGGTGCTCCCCTCGGGCACGGTCGAGCTCGACGGGCTGAACCGCGTGCCGGGACTGATCCGGAACTGCGGCGGAGACGGCGGCGACCTGCCCACCGCCCTGCCGCGGCACGACACCACCTGCACCGATCCCAACGAGCTGGTTCTCCTCACGCCGGCCTACGGCGCGTCGACCCCGGCCGGGCCCGGGGCCGAGGCAGTGCTCGACAGCCAGGGCCGCGTCGTGCGCACGCTGACCCAGCGCGGTGCCGCCCTGGGCGCAGGCGAGACGTCCCTGCAAGGCATCGGCAACCTCGCCCCGGTCGTCGCAGGACTGCATCGGGGTCAGCGCGTCCGCGTCGAGACCAGCCTGCGGGACGGCACGCAACCGTTGACCCGACCGGGAACCAGCGTCGTCAACGGCGGGCCGGAGCTCGTCCGCCACGGCACGGTGCACATCACCCAGCGCCAGGACGGCATGGTCCACCCGGGCGAGCCGAGCTTCGCCTACGGATGGGTGCTCCAGCGCAACCCGCGGACCTTCGCCGGGGTCGACGCCCAGGGCCGGACCGTGCTGGTCACGGTCGACGGCCGGCAGCTCGACCAGCTCGGGCTGTCGATCCCTGAGGCCGCAGCTGTGGCGCGCTCGCTGGGCATGGTGGACGCCATCAACCTCGATGGCGGTGGCTCGACGGCGATGGTCGTCGGCGGCCAGGTCGTCACGCATCCCTCGGACGCCACCGGAGAGCGCCCGGTCGGCGACGCGATCACCGTGCGCTGA
- a CDS encoding CYTH and CHAD domain-containing protein — protein sequence MATSRHVETERKYDVADSATLPVDRPDLGYVVGPVTQLRLEAVYFDTPALDLHRRGITLRRRTGGDDEGWHVKVPRGRDEKTEIRHPLGRATKVVPAKVVDPVRAIVRDRALVPVATLTTNRTTYTLTDRDEAVATLCDDQVSSRWLLTDHDHDHDGPDDHEGPDDPDTPNWREWELEVVEGRSPRPVLASIEPFLLDSGARRSDHRSKLGRVVAHHGRERPQERPRRATKPAPAADVGELLRTRLVRQISALHEQDAALRSGSPDGVHRMRIATRRLRSALTTAKPLFTQPPDALRQELRWLGQVLGPARDAQVIREHLEAALDAQPRELVLGPVRSRLRLELLHEQRQGLAVAREALDSTRYYRLLDALDALTADLSLAAASHPKARSVLADLVKRDAKRLQRAVKAVAEGDPDRHDVAMHEARKKAKRLRYAAELATPAGGRRAKKLARRAKAVQQALGHHHDTVVARQRLRQLGAQAFLNGENGFTFGLLLGLERLRAEHTEDEFQQAWKHLPRPRTAARWVSRT from the coding sequence GTGGCGACTTCGAGGCACGTCGAGACCGAGCGCAAGTACGACGTGGCCGACTCCGCCACGCTGCCGGTGGACCGACCCGACTTGGGCTACGTCGTCGGCCCGGTCACGCAGCTGCGGCTCGAAGCGGTGTACTTCGACACCCCGGCGCTGGACCTCCACCGTCGGGGGATCACCCTGCGCCGGCGCACCGGTGGGGACGATGAAGGCTGGCACGTGAAGGTCCCGCGCGGCCGCGACGAGAAGACCGAGATCCGGCACCCCCTGGGCCGAGCCACCAAGGTGGTCCCGGCCAAGGTCGTCGACCCGGTGCGCGCCATCGTCCGCGATCGAGCATTGGTGCCCGTGGCGACCCTCACCACGAACCGCACCACGTATACGTTGACCGACCGCGACGAGGCGGTGGCGACGCTGTGCGACGACCAGGTGTCCTCCCGATGGCTGCTGACCGACCACGACCACGACCACGACGGACCAGACGACCACGAGGGGCCAGACGACCCGGACACGCCGAACTGGCGCGAGTGGGAGCTCGAGGTCGTCGAGGGCAGGTCGCCGCGTCCGGTGTTGGCCTCGATCGAGCCGTTCCTCCTGGACTCCGGCGCACGCCGATCCGACCACCGCTCGAAGCTCGGCCGGGTCGTCGCGCACCACGGGCGAGAGCGGCCACAGGAGCGACCGCGGCGCGCAACGAAGCCCGCGCCCGCCGCCGACGTGGGTGAACTGCTGCGCACGCGGCTGGTCCGCCAGATCTCCGCCCTGCACGAGCAGGACGCGGCGCTCCGCAGTGGCTCGCCCGACGGTGTGCACCGGATGCGGATCGCGACCCGCCGGCTACGGTCCGCGTTGACCACCGCGAAACCGCTGTTCACGCAGCCGCCCGACGCGCTCCGCCAGGAGCTCCGCTGGCTCGGCCAGGTGCTCGGCCCGGCCCGTGACGCGCAGGTGATCCGCGAGCACCTCGAGGCGGCCCTCGACGCCCAACCTCGCGAGCTGGTGCTCGGCCCGGTCCGCAGCCGCCTCCGGCTCGAGCTGCTCCACGAGCAGAGACAGGGTCTCGCCGTAGCGCGAGAGGCGCTCGACTCCACCCGCTACTACCGACTCCTCGACGCCCTCGACGCGCTGACCGCCGATCTGTCGTTGGCGGCGGCCTCGCACCCCAAGGCGCGCTCAGTCCTGGCCGACCTCGTGAAGCGCGACGCCAAGCGGCTGCAACGCGCCGTCAAGGCGGTGGCCGAGGGCGACCCCGATCGCCATGACGTGGCGATGCATGAAGCCCGGAAGAAGGCCAAGCGGCTCCGGTATGCCGCCGAGCTCGCCACGCCTGCCGGTGGCCGCCGCGCGAAGAAGCTCGCCAGGCGCGCCAAGGCCGTCCAGCAGGCGCTGGGCCACCACCACGACACCGTCGTCGCCCGCCAGCGACTCCGTCAGCTCGGCGCGCAGGCGTTCCTCAACGGTGAGAACGGCTTCACGTTCGGACTCCTCCTCGGCCTGGAACGGCTGCGGGCCGAGCACACCGAGGACGAGTTCCAGCAGGCGTGGAAGCACCTGCCACGACCCCGCACCGCGGCCCGCTGGGTGTCCAGGACGTAG
- a CDS encoding three-helix bundle dimerization domain-containing protein, giving the protein MTGVDEATALEQVRQGLSARFPTVAPSTVRAVVDDVYAVLDGPVRDYVPLLVERASRDRLRELAKRSGDRQRLVGSGPSGG; this is encoded by the coding sequence GTGACCGGAGTCGATGAGGCCACTGCCCTCGAGCAGGTTCGGCAAGGACTGTCTGCCCGTTTCCCCACCGTGGCCCCGTCGACGGTGCGCGCCGTCGTGGACGACGTGTATGCCGTCCTGGACGGTCCCGTTCGCGACTACGTTCCGCTGCTGGTCGAGCGGGCCTCCCGGGACCGGCTCCGTGAGCTCGCGAAGCGAAGCGGCGACCGGCAGCGCCTGGTCGGCTCAGGCCCCTCCGGCGGCTGA
- a CDS encoding ABC transporter permease produces MNPKSRPSFWIESALAGAAAALAVATLVWRDWIEGIFGVDPDQHSGSAEWLVVSALLAAALVLALLAGRQWRTWRAGSGAPEAG; encoded by the coding sequence GTGAACCCGAAGTCGCGCCCGTCGTTCTGGATCGAGAGCGCCCTCGCGGGCGCAGCGGCGGCCCTGGCCGTGGCGACCCTGGTCTGGAGGGACTGGATCGAGGGGATCTTCGGGGTGGACCCCGACCAGCACTCCGGGTCCGCGGAGTGGCTGGTCGTCAGCGCGCTCCTCGCCGCCGCACTCGTCCTCGCGCTGCTGGCCGGCAGGCAGTGGCGCACGTGGCGGGCCGGCTCCGGTGCACCCGAGGCCGGCTAG
- a CDS encoding MBL fold metallo-hydrolase, whose product MRLTHLGHASLLVETADARILLDPGVWSPGAHGQRDLDAVLVTHQHPDHLDQDRFPDLLRANPGARLITDPDTAMLLRDKGIDAEACGPGDATELKGVTITGVGELHALIHDELPRIHNTGMRLSADGEPTFFHPGDALDGEPGQVDVLAFPLNAPWQRSREMTAFLRRLEAPHAIPVHDGLLNAAGRNLYLTQARTLGSPQTQVHDLADGQPQVFAAGR is encoded by the coding sequence ATGCGGCTCACCCATCTCGGCCACGCCAGCCTGCTCGTCGAAACGGCGGACGCTCGGATCCTGCTCGATCCGGGGGTGTGGTCACCGGGCGCGCACGGTCAACGCGACCTCGATGCTGTCCTCGTGACCCACCAGCACCCTGACCACCTCGACCAGGACCGGTTCCCCGACCTGCTGCGAGCCAACCCGGGGGCCCGTCTCATCACCGACCCTGACACGGCGATGCTGTTGCGCGACAAGGGAATCGACGCCGAAGCGTGTGGCCCCGGCGACGCCACGGAGCTGAAGGGTGTCACGATCACCGGCGTGGGTGAGCTGCACGCCCTGATCCACGACGAGCTCCCGCGCATCCACAACACCGGCATGCGGCTGAGCGCCGACGGCGAGCCGACCTTCTTCCACCCCGGCGACGCCCTCGACGGCGAGCCGGGGCAGGTCGACGTCCTCGCCTTCCCGCTCAACGCACCGTGGCAGCGCAGTCGCGAGATGACCGCCTTCCTGCGGCGGCTGGAGGCCCCGCACGCGATCCCCGTCCACGACGGGCTGCTCAACGCCGCGGGCCGCAACCTCTACCTCACCCAGGCACGCACGCTGGGCTCGCCGCAGACCCAGGTGCACGACCTCGCCGACGGCCAGCCGCAGGTGTTCGCCGCGGGCCGGTGA
- a CDS encoding ABC transporter ATP-binding protein has translation MPQPEPALRLRALTKRFGPTTAVDQLDLDVPRGSFYGLVGPNGAGKTTTLSMATGLLRPDEGTAHVLGVDVWADPVAAKAKIGVLPDGLRIFDRLTGRQLVTYAGLLRGMPRELVEQRVEELLVALGLTEARDKLVIDYSAGMTKKVTLACALVHAPRLLVLDEPFEAVDPVSARTIRGILEGFAGSGGTVVLSSHVMDLVERICTDVAIIVAGRVRTAGPLEVVREGGRLEDRFLELVGGATDVEGLAWLRTSSD, from the coding sequence ATGCCCCAGCCCGAACCGGCCCTGCGCCTGCGCGCCCTCACCAAGCGCTTCGGGCCGACGACCGCCGTCGACCAACTCGACCTCGACGTCCCGCGCGGGTCGTTCTACGGGCTGGTGGGTCCCAACGGGGCGGGCAAGACCACGACCCTGTCCATGGCGACCGGGCTGTTGCGCCCCGACGAAGGCACCGCCCACGTCCTCGGCGTGGACGTGTGGGCCGACCCGGTCGCCGCGAAGGCGAAGATCGGTGTGCTGCCCGACGGACTGCGCATCTTCGACCGCCTCACCGGTCGCCAGCTCGTGACATATGCAGGCCTGCTGCGAGGCATGCCGCGCGAGCTCGTCGAGCAGCGGGTCGAGGAGCTGCTCGTCGCCCTGGGCCTCACCGAGGCGCGGGACAAGCTCGTCATCGACTACTCCGCGGGCATGACCAAGAAGGTCACCCTGGCCTGTGCCCTGGTCCACGCACCGCGCCTCCTGGTCCTCGACGAGCCGTTCGAGGCCGTGGACCCCGTCTCGGCGCGGACCATCCGCGGCATCCTCGAGGGCTTCGCCGGCAGCGGCGGCACGGTCGTCCTCTCGAGCCACGTGATGGACCTCGTGGAGCGGATCTGCACCGACGTCGCGATCATCGTGGCCGGCCGGGTGCGCACGGCCGGCCCGCTCGAGGTCGTCCGTGAGGGGGGCCGGCTGGAGGACCGGTTCCTCGAGCTCGTCGGGGGCGCCACGGACGTGGAGGGTCTGGCGTGGTTGCGCACCTCCTCCGACTGA
- the ppgK gene encoding polyphosphate--glucose phosphotransferase codes for MAKHGLPLGIDVGGSGVKGAPVDLAKGAFAAKRMRIDTPVPSTPAAVAAVIDKIVDHFDDVRGDSPIGVTIPGVVTHGVVRSAANIDKGWLDFDAEPMLEKVLGHDIILVNDADAAGVAELHYGAAKGHRGLVVMTTLGTGIGTALIHDGTLIPNSELGHLEIDGHDAETRAASSIKDKEGLSYAEWAVRLQRYYSHLEALLWPELFVVGGGVSKDSEKFLPLLKLRTPIVAAQLENKAGIIGAAHLAAHKGD; via the coding sequence ATGGCCAAGCACGGACTTCCGTTGGGCATCGACGTGGGCGGCAGCGGCGTCAAGGGCGCCCCGGTCGACCTCGCTAAGGGCGCCTTCGCGGCCAAGCGGATGCGGATCGACACGCCGGTGCCCTCCACGCCGGCCGCCGTCGCCGCGGTCATCGACAAGATCGTCGACCACTTCGACGACGTGCGCGGCGACTCCCCCATCGGCGTGACGATCCCGGGCGTCGTCACCCACGGGGTGGTGCGCTCCGCGGCCAACATCGACAAGGGCTGGTTGGACTTCGACGCCGAGCCCATGCTGGAGAAGGTCCTCGGCCACGACATCATCCTGGTCAACGACGCCGACGCCGCTGGCGTCGCCGAGCTGCACTACGGCGCCGCGAAGGGCCACCGCGGCCTGGTCGTCATGACGACCCTCGGCACCGGCATCGGCACCGCGCTGATCCACGACGGCACCCTCATCCCCAACTCCGAGCTCGGTCACCTCGAGATCGACGGACACGACGCCGAGACCCGGGCGGCCTCGTCGATCAAGGACAAGGAGGGTCTCAGCTATGCCGAGTGGGCGGTCCGCCTGCAGCGCTACTACAGCCACCTCGAGGCGCTCCTGTGGCCCGAGCTGTTCGTCGTCGGGGGCGGCGTCTCCAAGGACTCCGAGAAGTTCCTCCCGCTGCTGAAGCTCCGCACCCCCATCGTCGCTGCCCAGCTGGAGAACAAGGCGGGCATCATCGGCGCCGCGCACCTGGCCGCCCACAAGGGCGACTGA
- the map gene encoding type I methionyl aminopeptidase, which translates to MPLTYASVAPGVVSPRRPVPASIERPEYVDKPAPDRDLGPEVKDAETIEKMRVAGRIAAQAMAAAAAVIAPGVTTDEIDRVGHEFLLDHGAYPSTLGYKGFPKSLCTSVNEVVCHGIPDSRPLEDGDIVNIDITAYLDGVHGDTDATYLCGDVDEESRLLVERTHEAMVRGIRAAVPGREVNVIGRVIQSYARRFGYGVVRDFTGHGIGRAFHSGLVIPHYDAAPSYRTVIETGMTFTIEPMLNLGGRHEWDMWEDGWTVVTKDRQRSAQFEHTILITDTGNEILTLP; encoded by the coding sequence ATGCCGTTGACGTACGCAAGTGTGGCCCCGGGCGTCGTGTCGCCGCGACGCCCCGTGCCCGCGTCCATCGAGCGGCCGGAGTACGTCGACAAGCCTGCTCCGGACCGCGACCTCGGCCCGGAGGTCAAGGACGCCGAGACCATCGAGAAGATGCGGGTCGCCGGCCGGATCGCCGCCCAGGCGATGGCGGCTGCCGCAGCGGTCATCGCGCCGGGGGTCACCACCGACGAGATCGACCGGGTGGGCCACGAGTTCCTGCTCGACCACGGCGCCTACCCCTCGACCCTGGGCTACAAGGGTTTTCCCAAGTCGCTGTGCACGTCGGTGAACGAGGTCGTCTGCCACGGCATCCCCGACAGCCGTCCGCTCGAGGACGGCGACATCGTCAACATCGACATCACCGCCTACCTCGACGGAGTCCATGGAGACACCGACGCGACGTACCTGTGCGGCGACGTCGACGAGGAGTCGCGCCTGCTCGTCGAGCGCACCCACGAGGCGATGGTGCGCGGCATCCGTGCCGCCGTCCCCGGTCGTGAGGTCAACGTCATCGGCCGCGTCATCCAGAGCTACGCCCGGCGCTTCGGCTACGGCGTGGTCCGCGACTTCACCGGTCACGGCATCGGCCGGGCGTTCCACAGCGGTCTGGTGATCCCCCACTACGACGCCGCCCCGTCATACCGCACGGTGATCGAGACGGGCATGACCTTCACCATCGAGCCGATGCTCAACCTCGGCGGCCGCCACGAGTGGGACATGTGGGAGGACGGCTGGACCGTCGTCACCAAGGACCGTCAACGCTCGGCCCAGTTCGAGCACACGATCCTCATCACCGACACCGGTAACGAGATCCTGACGCTGCCCTGA
- a CDS encoding methionine aminopeptidase — MAYWYNLTTGTVESDENKSQSDDLMGPYGSEAEAAKALDTARQRTEAWDEEDKAWEEGSSND, encoded by the coding sequence ATGGCTTACTGGTACAACCTCACCACCGGAACCGTGGAGAGCGACGAGAACAAGAGCCAGAGCGACGACCTCATGGGTCCGTACGGCTCCGAGGCCGAGGCTGCGAAGGCGCTCGACACCGCTCGGCAGCGCACCGAGGCGTGGGACGAGGAGGACAAGGCCTGGGAGGAGGGCTCCTCCAACGACTGA
- a CDS encoding bifunctional 2-polyprenyl-6-hydroxyphenol methylase/3-demethylubiquinol 3-O-methyltransferase UbiG, with the protein MSETVSPEPRTRWSEVSGGLGGATAYQQRFDDLAASGVDIHGEAAFVEALLPAPARVLDAGCGTGRVATQLTSLGYDCVGVDADADMMAVAERRDPATRWVRQDLSRLELRTQAFGLAILAGNVIPLLAPGTLLAAVQRLAAHLQPGGLLVAGFGLDEDHLPPGCPVTPLADYDRACDVAGLSFLRRYATWDRASWHPGGGYAVSVHRRTA; encoded by the coding sequence ATGAGCGAGACAGTGTCCCCGGAACCTCGCACGCGCTGGTCGGAGGTGTCCGGCGGCCTCGGCGGGGCCACGGCATACCAGCAGCGGTTCGACGACCTCGCGGCCAGCGGGGTCGACATCCACGGCGAAGCGGCGTTCGTCGAGGCGCTCCTGCCCGCACCGGCCCGGGTGCTCGACGCCGGCTGTGGCACAGGCCGCGTCGCGACCCAGCTCACCAGCCTGGGGTACGACTGCGTGGGGGTCGACGCCGACGCGGACATGATGGCGGTGGCCGAGCGCCGTGACCCGGCCACCCGGTGGGTCCGGCAGGACCTCAGCCGTCTCGAGCTGCGCACGCAGGCCTTCGGGCTGGCCATCCTGGCAGGCAACGTCATCCCGCTGCTCGCGCCCGGCACCTTGCTGGCGGCGGTGCAGCGGCTGGCCGCCCACCTCCAGCCCGGCGGGCTGCTCGTCGCCGGCTTCGGGCTCGACGAAGACCACCTGCCCCCGGGGTGCCCGGTGACGCCGCTCGCGGACTACGACCGCGCCTGCGACGTCGCGGGGCTGTCGTTCCTGCGGCGCTACGCCACGTGGGACCGCGCGTCGTGGCACCCCGGTGGCGGGTATGCCGTGTCGGTGCACCGACGCACCGCCTGA
- the fgd gene encoding glucose-6-phosphate dehydrogenase (coenzyme-F420) gives MTLRIGYKASAEQFGPRELLDYAVQAEQVGLDSVMISDHFQPWRHHGGHAPFSLAWLAALGERTERVQLGTSVMTPTFRYNPAVMAQAFGTLGSLYPGRVMLGVGTGEALNEVVVGSVGGDEWPEFKERFARLREAVSLMRALWTDERVTFEGEYYRTVDATVYDKPEQPVPVYVAAGGPLVARYAGRAGDGFICTSGKGEELYRDKLLPAVDEGLAKAGRDRDVLDRMIEIKLSWDPDRDQAVANCRFWAPLSLTAEQKHGTSDPLEMERLGDALPDEQVAQRWIVSDDPEEVVAAVKQYVDWGFTHLVFHGPGPDQSRFLTTFAERVLPGLRELG, from the coding sequence ATGACCCTGAGGATCGGATACAAGGCATCAGCCGAGCAGTTCGGGCCCCGCGAGCTGCTCGACTACGCCGTGCAGGCGGAGCAGGTCGGGCTCGACAGCGTGATGATCTCCGACCACTTCCAGCCGTGGCGCCACCACGGCGGTCATGCGCCGTTCTCGCTGGCCTGGCTGGCCGCGTTGGGTGAGCGCACCGAGCGCGTCCAGCTCGGTACCTCCGTGATGACCCCCACCTTCCGCTACAACCCTGCGGTCATGGCCCAGGCCTTCGGCACGCTCGGGTCCCTCTACCCCGGCCGCGTCATGCTCGGAGTGGGCACCGGTGAGGCGCTCAACGAGGTCGTGGTCGGCTCAGTCGGGGGCGACGAGTGGCCGGAGTTCAAGGAGCGTTTCGCCCGGCTGCGCGAGGCGGTCAGCCTGATGCGGGCGTTGTGGACCGACGAGCGGGTGACGTTCGAGGGCGAGTACTACCGGACCGTCGACGCGACGGTCTACGACAAGCCCGAGCAGCCCGTGCCGGTCTACGTCGCCGCTGGGGGCCCGCTCGTGGCGAGGTATGCCGGGCGGGCCGGGGACGGGTTCATCTGCACCTCCGGCAAGGGCGAGGAGCTCTACCGCGACAAGCTCCTGCCCGCGGTGGACGAGGGCCTGGCGAAGGCCGGTCGGGACCGCGACGTCCTCGACCGGATGATCGAGATCAAGCTGTCGTGGGACCCCGACCGCGACCAGGCCGTCGCCAACTGCCGCTTCTGGGCGCCGCTGTCCCTCACGGCCGAGCAGAAGCACGGCACCAGCGACCCGCTCGAGATGGAGCGGCTCGGCGACGCCCTCCCCGACGAGCAGGTCGCACAGCGCTGGATCGTCTCGGACGACCCCGAGGAGGTCGTCGCCGCCGTGAAGCAGTACGTCGACTGGGGCTTCACCCACCTCGTCTTCCACGGGCCAGGACCCGACCAGTCGCGGTTCCTCACGACCTTCGCCGAGCGGGTGCTGCCGGGCCTGCGCGAGCTGGGGTGA